The Fusobacterium polymorphum genome segment TAAATCTTCTTCACTTAATTGTCTATGAGTAGTACTTGCAGGGTGTAATAGACAAGTTCTTGAATCTCCAACATGGACAACAGCTCTTATCCATTCTAAGCCTTTTATGAATTTTTCAGCTCCTTCTCTACCACCTTTAACACCAACTAAAATTACTCCACTACCACCTTTTGGTAGATATTTTTCAGCATTTTTATAAGTATAATGGCTAGGTAATTTAGAATATTTTACCCAAGTAATATTTGGATTTTTTTCTAAAGCAGTAGCTAATGCTAAAGCATTTTCACTATGTCTTTCCATTCTTAAATGTAAAGTTTCTAAGCCTCTTAATAGAATAAAAGCATTAAATGGGCTTAAAGCAGCTCCCATATCTCTTAGAATATTTGCTCTTGCTTTTATAATATATGCAAGATTCCCAAATGTTTTATAGTAGCTCATATTATGATAACTTACATCAGGTTCTACTAACATAGGAAATTTTCCATTATCCCAGTTATAGTTTCCACCATCAACAATAACCCCACCTAAAACACTTCCTTGTCCATCTATATACTTAGTAGCAGAATGAACAACTATATTTATTCCATAAGAAATAGGATTACATAAATATGGTGTAGCTAAAGTGTTATCAATTATTGTTGGAACATCTTTTTCTTTTGCAATCTTAACAATTTTTTCAAAATTTAAAGTGTTCATTTCAGGGTTTCCTAATGTTTCTCCAAATAA includes the following:
- a CDS encoding O-acetylhomoserine aminocarboxypropyltransferase/cysteine synthase family protein; its protein translation is MSIDKKNLEIETQLVQSLEEFEEGESRTVPLVQSTTFNYTNPDTLAELFDLKKLGYFYSRLSNPTVAAFENKMAILEKGVGALAFASGQAANTAAILTICKAGDHIVAVSTLYGGTITLLASTLKNYGIETTFVNPEASEEEFKAAFRENTKILFGETLGNPEMNTLNFEKIVKIAKEKDVPTIIDNTLATPYLCNPISYGINIVVHSATKYIDGQGSVLGGVIVDGGNYNWDNGKFPMLVEPDVSYHNMSYYKTFGNLAYIIKARANILRDMGAALSPFNAFILLRGLETLHLRMERHSENALALATALEKNPNITWVKYSKLPSHYTYKNAEKYLPKGGSGVILVGVKGGREGAEKFIKGLEWIRAVVHVGDSRTCLLHPASTTHRQLSEEDLIKCGVLPEAVRINVGIENINDIIADIEQALAKL